In Nitrobacteraceae bacterium AZCC 1564, the following proteins share a genomic window:
- a CDS encoding uncharacterized membrane protein (UPF0127 family) (product_source=COG1430; cog=COG1430; ko=KO:K09005; pfam=PF02643) has protein sequence MPNFEHTGRLSMALRLNFPTSIASSGALRQRIAMLIVCCAAVILAATGARAAELQPLEIVTKSGVQVFTVEVAKTEQERATGLMYRKELPEGRGMLFDFSPEQQVSMWMKNTFIPLDMIFVRSDGRILRIAENTTPQSEKIIPSGGLVKGVIEVAGGTAKKYGIAPGDRVGHPLFGTK, from the coding sequence ATGCCGAACTTCGAGCATACCGGACGGTTGAGCATGGCATTGCGTTTGAACTTCCCCACATCGATAGCTTCGTCTGGCGCCCTCCGCCAGCGCATCGCGATGCTCATCGTGTGCTGTGCCGCCGTGATATTGGCGGCTACTGGCGCTCGCGCGGCCGAACTTCAGCCGCTCGAAATTGTGACCAAGTCCGGAGTTCAGGTCTTTACCGTGGAGGTTGCGAAGACCGAGCAGGAGCGGGCGACTGGGCTCATGTATCGCAAGGAGCTGCCCGAGGGCCGGGGCATGCTGTTCGATTTCTCTCCAGAGCAGCAGGTTTCGATGTGGATGAAGAACACCTTCATTCCCCTCGACATGATCTTCGTCCGGAGCGATGGCCGCATCCTGCGGATCGCCGAAAACACCACGCCACAGTCCGAGAAAATCATTCCGTCGGGCGGCTTGGTCAAAGGTGTGATTGAGGTGGCCGGCGGAACCGCCAAAAAGTATGGGATCGCCCCTGGCGACCGTGTCGGCCATCCGCTGTTTGGCACGAAATAG
- a CDS encoding CspA family cold shock protein (product_source=KO:K03704; cath_funfam=2.40.50.140; cog=COG1278; ko=KO:K03704; pfam=PF00313; smart=SM00357; superfamily=50249) translates to MGSDGFESKRIAGSSGFALNDRSAPIERNLGTDTFAADGTAVNLVEISGVIKWFDASKGYGFIVPDNGWPDVLLHVTVLRRDGYQTAYEGARIVCECTQRQKGYQAFRIVSMDESTAIHPAQMLPARTHVTVTPTSGLERAQVKWFNRLRGFGFLTCGEGTPDIFVHMETLRRYGMTELRPGQYVLVRFGPGSKGMMAAEIQPENGAPGLSSH, encoded by the coding sequence ATGGGGTCGGACGGATTTGAGTCCAAGAGGATAGCAGGTTCAAGCGGATTCGCTTTGAACGATAGATCCGCACCAATAGAGCGGAATTTAGGCACAGATACGTTTGCCGCGGATGGTACCGCGGTCAATCTGGTCGAGATTTCAGGCGTCATCAAATGGTTCGACGCCTCGAAGGGCTATGGATTTATCGTTCCGGACAATGGTTGGCCGGACGTCCTGCTACATGTCACCGTGCTTCGGCGTGACGGCTATCAAACCGCTTATGAGGGCGCTCGCATTGTGTGCGAGTGCACGCAGCGGCAGAAGGGCTATCAAGCTTTCCGTATCGTCTCGATGGATGAGTCCACCGCGATCCATCCTGCTCAGATGTTGCCGGCGCGAACTCACGTCACTGTCACTCCGACGAGCGGCCTCGAACGTGCGCAGGTCAAATGGTTCAATCGGCTACGGGGCTTCGGCTTCCTGACCTGCGGAGAAGGCACGCCCGACATCTTCGTGCACATGGAAACGCTGCGCCGTTATGGAATGACCGAGCTGCGTCCGGGCCAGTATGTGCTTGTTCGTTTCGGGCCAGGCTCCAAGGGTATGATGGCTGCCGAGATTCAGCCTGAGAATGGTGCGCCAGGCCTGTCGTCGCACTAG